A stretch of DNA from Mugil cephalus isolate CIBA_MC_2020 chromosome 12, CIBA_Mcephalus_1.1, whole genome shotgun sequence:
tgtttgcttaattaaagttttattgaaatattaaaagtaaTACTTCTTTCGTCACAGAGTAACTGCACAAAATGAGACATTAGGCGTATTAGGCTTCTCttgaaaacactgaatgcaaaaggGCTTATCAACACACAAACGATATGTATTTGCTGTGTTCGGCTAAAATACTAGGCTATGAACTGTACTAAATAATGAGCGATTAGGTTAGTTGAATGAGATGGCTCTTCTTTAGGAGCAATGGCAAAAGACTCAGctctcagaaaagaaaagtgcagaGGGTTTATATTTATCCATTTCTCTCAATGCATATTTTTTGAACCTGTTTTTAACACCTCTTACATGAATATTTATACCAACTAATTTACCTGTAATAGACCTACTGTTGTCACTGACAGTTTCATGCCACCATTCTCTGTTTTATCGCAGTGATAACTTTATGAGCACTTTGTATAACCATTAGGCCTTCCAACTAGACCcattcttttttattcattatcaatctgctgcactctttttttctcttttctctccagcctcaagcagatggtTCCCCCAATACGAGGCAGGTTCTGCTCAAGATGTCCTGTTAAAAAGGAATTTTTGATTCCATTGTCATCTTAGTGCTGCCAaactaaccttttttttaaaggcacatTCAACCACAAAATGACATGTGAATTAAGATGCTATTTATGATGCTATTTCAGGGTATTTGAaggtttcaaggtttttcatTGTCATTCCAAAACATGATACATGAAGATACAATCACTGCTCATTCGAAAACAAGAGAATACATAGTAAATCTAACATAAAtcagtaaaaactaaataaaactaaaactgtagATCAAAAAGGATATAAGTAGGGTGCAATTAAagtacaataaatattaataaatatgtataaattcaatatattcaaagtttcattgAATATATTCAGGGATTCACTCAATgtattcaaagtttcattcaatatattgaGGGCTCAATTCAAAGATTAATTTCCTGAATGGCATGCCAtaattactatatatatatatacatatatatatatatatatagcagcgAGAGAGAGTGTCTGTTGCCGGCTCCACTTTTAAAATCGCGGCCTCCAGGACTCCCTCCAATCAGCGGCCTCCAGGACTCCCTCCTATCAGCAGCatccagagaaaacagagaaaaaaccAACATAGAACACAAATTATGACCCCTACGATCATAACAATAACATACCACCAATCCGACCTTAGGAGGCAAATATTTTCGGAATGATGGGACGTTTGATTAAAGGGTTATGTGTTGCCATTCCGACAAATGGGGCCTAATGTTGGAATCGCCATTGCCACCCTTCATAATCAAACAGGATTAGGCACTGTGTGAAACACCACGCACAAAGATTGCGGAAGTCAGGATACCGTGTTTGCCCCAAACCCGAAATTATCTGACGTCACGTGAAAAGGGTCtattaaatatattgaaataaTGAGATGAATACCTCaagatcagaaaaaaataacatgtgagGCCATGGCcttagggcttccgtacatCACAGACATCAGATTTTGGATGGCTAATAAGTTTTACAACTTAATCATGGCAAAACAGAAATTCCTCCAGTTGGTCTGAATGCTTTGAGGTGTTAGACTCAACCTTTGCCAAATCCCATGCCTGCCAAACCCATGTAAGCATGTCAAAAACATGTGTGTAATTCTAGAAGCTGATCTTAACTTGCAGAGacaattttaatatttctaagACCACTTTTTATCACTGTAGAAACGTGTCGAAAGTTAGATGTTTCATGTCTCTGGCAGATTCTGAAATGCTGGTTAATTTTTTGGTTTCTAGTAGACTGAACTACTGTAATGCACTTTTTGCCAGAATGACACAACTCCAACTTATTCAGAATGCAGCAGCCAGGgttttaacaaaaaacaaaaggtcgGAGTACATCTCTCCTATTTTATCATCTCGTCACTGACTCCCAGTAAAACAAagaattgattttaaagttttaaagtaaacttcctgttgtttttaaatgtttcagtggTCTGGCTCTTTCCTATGTTATTGAAATGCTCACCAAATATAAACCAGAGAGATCCCTCTGTAGATTTACTCACTGTACCTACGATACACTCTGAAAAACCTATGGTGCCTTTTGTCACTTTCAGTCACTTTCAGTCATGGTCCTTCTCAAAACAATCGTGTATAATATGTGATGTTTGATCTTGTACGTCATTTACATacatctttgcttttatttggaaACAAGTTGAGTTTACGCCTGCTGtatgaaatgtgctatataaaaaaagttgACTTGATAGTCTCTACAGTATGTTGGCCTCACATGACTCAGGCTGCAATACCTGAAGACTGACATTGGGTTTACTAACTTTGTCTACTTATCCGCTAAGTCAGAGTTAAAAAGTCACAGATTATCAGATTCAAACAGGTTGAAAATATTGGTGAAGGATGTTGATtaattaaagtgaaattaaactatgaaagaaaatcccacttttaaagtaaaagctgaaaatgaacaTCAGGACTGCTAGGAAGGGTGGAAAACGCTTCTACTTAGAGAAGATTAAATGGAAACTATCTGAATGTGATTATGTGTATACATGTCAGTATTTGTACATTCAGTTGATCGAGTTCCACATTCTCTACATTATGTTGTTGTCACCGGAGCCAGGCTGCAGTATCTGCAGAGTAACAATGAGTTTAATAGCTTTTCTAAACCAGGGGTAAAACAGTGCATAGATTAAAGGGTTTAGACAGGAGTTGAAATACaacagataaaagacaaaagttaTATACGAGCTACTGACTGAGCCATTACTGGCAAGAGCAACACAATAATATGGGCAGAAGCATATTAGGAAGACAACTACAAGAACACCAAGAGTCCTGGCTGCTTTCAACTCAGATTTCTTTGTCGTAGTCAATGAAACCTGGACTGTGACAGCTGCAATGTGAGAGCGCATGGCATGAGCCTgagacacagccaccacaaaGACTCTCATGTATAGAACTACGATGACAGTGATGGGAACAATAAACGTTAAAATAACATCAGTAAGCCCTGCTGTGTAGCTCACCAAAACGTCACATTCTCCGTAACAGGTTTTATTCTTACCTAGTTGAGTAAAATCATCCTTTGAAATGAGAGAGGTgtagaaaacagaacagagccaacacagacaaacacagagtttaACTCTCTTCTCAGTGACTCTGGAGGAGTAGTGCATGGGGTCACAAATTGCAACATAGCGGTCGACTGATATGAGCACCATGTCTCCTACTGAGGCACTGGTAATCACGTAAGAGGCATAATTATACAGAGAACATGCGAGATCACCGAGAAACCAGCAGGTTGTGTTGAGGATTTCTATCGGCATTGACAAGAGGCCGACGAGAAAGTCTGAGATggccagagagaggaggaggatgttagTGGGAGTGTGGTGCCTCCTGCAGGGacatacaaaaaagaaattaacCAGTAAATCCTCATgacatttccaaaataaatgactttgaaTGTTTACTGATATTTCACACCTGTACCATATGAAATGCAGACACATAAAGCTAGTGAGGTCACAATAGACGGAAAATTAAGTTAATTGTTGTAAAACATGATTTCAGTTTTCGGTAAAAGTCTAATTCCTCCATGTCGATCACTGCTAGCttaaagacactttacattaaaaccacagtagctgtaaaacaaaacactctgTGCCTGAAGTGAGAGACTGAGATGATGACGAGCAGATTGAGAACCACAGTCAGCACAGAGATGGAGGACAGCACGATGTGAAGGAGCACAAGTTCAGAGTGAGGAGACGCTGGCTTTTTGCAGGAGCTGTTGAAGAGCTGTGGAAAGCAGAGGTCTGCTTCATCCTTGGTCTCCATCTTCAGTACAAAAAACATAGGTAACTGATGACACACTCTAaccctcctctttctcattGGTCATTACACACTACACTCCCTCACTCACTCTGCCAAGGGAAAAGATTCTGTCCCAACATTTGCCATGTCTGTGctaaattatgaaattaaatgaaacacacacacacacacacacacacacacacacacacacacacacacacacacacacacaaacacacactattcAAACTAGTGTAACAAAAGTCtggaaaatgattgaatttCGTAATGTTAGTGAAGAAATAACGTCACATAttcgtgttttactgttgttttactGTCCCTGTTGTCGCCAAAATCTTTGGCGAAGGTTTTTCACTTTAAGCTGACACCGCGTCGGAGTCCGGGTAAAGCCTGCCTGGCACATTCTCTCTGCGATTTGGCTGTAGACGTCAACATTTTCGTGGGTCTTTTCAAGCAGCTGATGCTCTCCTCCGACAATATATCGAGGAGGCAGTCTCTTCTGTGCCTCACGTTGACCCActtggtataaaatagaaatgaatgaatgaaacgatCGATAACTTCTGCAATCGTCTTCAGAAAATCCCTGTatttaacaataacaacatgtgACGGTGtcaccaaaagaaaagagaaaaaaaagaatggaatGTAGCCCTTAACCAGTAAATTAAAGATATAGGAAAACGGCATGTTTTCTTTGCCATGTGAGGAGGAAATTGTTCCCTGTATATGAAGGgatgtcagtgtttctcagaATTACATCACAACTATTCAGATCATTTATAATTCTCATATCGAATATCTTGCACTGTACATTTTATCTCGTTTAGCTCCGTTTTGTTTATCTGGTTTCAATTAAGTAAGATCTTTTTAtatcaacattttgttttcaatttttgtgcttttctttctgctcagcCTGTAACGTGTTGTATTCTCTTGTTTAGAGTGGTCATACTTAAATAAATGTCCTTTCATCAGTTgatgtttgtcattttcatgtGTGCTTACACTTGTTACAGGTCCAACGATGCTCAGGTTACAACAGTGCAGGCCTATTAAGGCCTATAATGCATCTGGCCCTTTGTGCGTCCCTGTCCGGTCCGCGTGAGGCCAATcataaattacaatataaatttaaaaaaaatatctatgtGATGCGTGAAATACAactgtgctgcttttattttgaaaagtgttAGCATTCTTTCCGTATGTGAGCTGTCAGTGAAGGTGAACAGCAATATGTAATGCTAGCCGGGTCACCCTCAAGATGTCAGCTCAcactaagaaaagaaaagttgataACGAATGCCGTGTTTTCAATAAGACGTGGACTGCCAAGTATTTCTTTACAGAAATTAAAGGTAAAGCCGTGTGCTTAATTTGTTTTACGGAAGACCCTGTGTTTAAAGATTATAATTTGAATCACCACTACACGACCAAGCATGAGGATAAATACAGAAATCTGTCCGATGAAGAGCACGCAAGGGAGTTGCTGCGTTGCTAGCAAAACTGCAAACCCAACAAGGACTTTTTACCAAACTTCACACCCCCAGAGATGCAGCCGTCAGGACAAGTTATGTAATTTCTCACAAAGTCGCCAGAAAAAGTAAGGCGTTTTCCGACAGAGAGTTTGTTAAGGAGTACTTATTGGACTCTGTTTCACTGATAAGCCCAGAGAAAAGGACACGTTTGAGAACGTGTCACTCTCCCGATGCACTGTAACGAGAAGGGTTGAGGACATCGCTGGAAACTTAGAGCTTCAGCTGAAGAACAGAGCGGCCGATTTTGACTGTTTTTCTCTGGCTTTGGATGAGAGCTGCGATGTACGTGAGACCGCCCAGCTACTCATCTTCTTACCTGGGATAACTGTGGACTTTCAAATCACAGAGGAGCTGGCAGCCATAAAGTCAATGAAAGGGACGACCACTGGTAATGACTTGTTCACAGAGGTAAATACATGTTTGGACAAATAAGGACTGAAATGGGAAAAGCTGGCAGGTGTGACAACAGACGGTTG
This window harbors:
- the LOC125017903 gene encoding trace amine-associated receptor 13c-like; its protein translation is METKDEADLCFPQLFNSSCKKPASPHSELVLLHIVLSSISVLTVVLNLLVIISVSHFRRHHTPTNILLLSLAISDFLVGLLSMPIEILNTTCWFLGDLACSLYNYASYVITSASVGDMVLISVDRYVAICDPMHYSSRVTEKRVKLCVCLCWLCSVFYTSLISKDDFTQLGKNKTCYGECDVLVSYTAGLTDVILTFIVPITVIVVLYMRVFVVAVSQAHAMRSHIAAVTVQVSLTTTKKSELKAARTLGVLVVVFLICFCPYYCVALASNGSVSSSYITFVFYLLYFNSCLNPLIYALFYPWFRKAIKLIVTLQILQPGSGDNNIM